The Lutra lutra chromosome 7, mLutLut1.2, whole genome shotgun sequence genome segment GGCAACAGGAGCTGAGGCTCCGGTGGGGGGTTGCAAGTGGCACAAACCAAGGAGGCCACCCCGTGTGAGTGGCAGGAGTGGTGGGCCCTGGGGCCACGCGGCTGAGCTCTCGTCGTGTCCCAGAGGAGTGCCCTCCCTACTCAGGCCCGGAAGCAGACCCCACACAGCCAGGTTTTCTGACTTGACGAGAGAAGCATATACTTTTATGCgaaatctctgtatttttctgtaaaatcttctaatgaaaaaaaaaagcaagagtcaTAACTCTGTTTTGTGCAAACCATCCAGAGCTCGCACACCAGACCTTGTGTGTGGGCTCCCCGGGGGCAATCTCTAGGGACAGTTACCCTCTCTGTCCCTAGGACGGGCTGGGTGTCCCCATACCTCTCCTACCTGTgagggaggcagctgggaggCATAGAGGACCATGTTCTGGTTCCATACCCGGCCCGCCCCAGCTGTGGCACCCTGGGTAGCCACCCCATCTCCTCGGAGCTCTGTCCCCTCCAGTGTGAAACAAGGGCCTCTTCCGCCTCCTTGAGAGGAGATGAGGATAAAAGGCAAGTCAGGGACCTTTCTCATCAGCATCCCGGTCTAGTCTAGACAGCGGGTAGCGGGGTCAGATTCCGCACCCCTGATGTCGGGTATGACAAGGAGGGGAGGTCTGTGTGGTCAGGGGAGAGTCCCCTGCCAGCTCCCAACCtgctcactgtgtcctcatgtgaTGGAAGGGGTGTGCGACTTCTGTGGGGTGTCATAGAGGAACACTGGTCTCATTCACAAGAGCTCTCCCCTCATGGCCTCAGTCCCTCCTAGGCCTCGCCTCCAGAGACCATCCCATTAGGCCTTGGGATTTCCACAGAAAGTAGGGGGACACACTGAGACCACGGCACTGGGGCTCTTGCAGCTGCTCTGCAAATTCGGGGGTATGTCCATTCTATACGTGGGGACATTAATTGGCTGAGTCCTTTGTGACCTTCATGAGCTAGTCTGTGTTTCCTGAGTACCGCCGTGTAGCGGCCCAGTCCTAGGAGGGCGGCGGGAAGCAGACATAGACTCCGCTTCGGACCTGGACGTGGAGTGGGGATGCAGAAACTGGAGTCTCCAGCCCACCGGGCCCCTGCGCACCCCTCAgacctctctttcctccctccccaggcgTGGTCTTTCCCTACCAGCACCCCCGAGGGCGCTACCAGCTCAACTTCCATGAGGCCCAGCGGGCTTGTGAGGAGCAGGACGCGGTGGTGGCCTCCTTCGAGCAGTTGTTCCGGGCCTGGGAGGAGGGCCTGGACTGGTGCAATGCGGGCTGGCTGCAGGACGCCTCGGTGCAGTACCCTGTCATGCGAGCCCGGGAGCCCTGCGGCGGCCTGGGCCTGGCCCCTGGTGTGCGCAGTTACGGCCCGCGTCACCACCGCCGGCACCGCTATGACGCGTTCTGCTTTGCTCCTGCCCTCAGGGGTGAGTGcgtggggccggggtgggggtgggagggcagcctCTGGGGAGCCTTGGGAACCCTCTGCCCGCACTGCCAGCACCTTACCTGGAGGTCTGGAGTCCTGCAGGGCTGGAAGCCACGTTTGGCTGCGTTTTAGGGCTTTGCTGCTGCTTCATGCCCATCACAGGTTTACTTGGTCATCGGATCTTTTTTGAGGGCCTCCTGTATGCTGGGGCCACACTAGGGTCTGGGTATCCCAGACAAACAGAGCATGGTCTGTCCTCATGTTGATTTCACgggaaaatcaacaaataaaaaaggaaattggttTGTTGTCACATCCCAAGCATTCAGAGAAGTGTCCGGCACATAGGTACccagtaaatgattttttttaagattttatttttaagtcatctctgcacccaacatggggctcgaacccacaatcccaagatcaagagtcacatgctccacccaccgagccaggcaggtgcccctgggaCTCAGTAAATGATTGGGTGAGCGAGAGACTCTGATTGGAGCAACTAGGGGTGGTGTCCGCTCAGGGTGGAATTAGGGAAGGGAGAGGTGGAGTACAGACATGGTGGGAGGGACCCTGGCGCTCTAGCAGGTGGGATGGAACCCTCAGGGAGGGGGTCAGAATTGGGAAGGTACCTCCCCAAAGGACACATGGCCAGTGCCCGAAGCCTCGTGGTTCCCTGGGTTCATCATTGTCAGGTCTGTCTGAGGAGGTCAGACGGGTGGGCGTTTCTGCGGGCCCCACTGTCCTCTCAGGCTGCCCCCCTACCGCCCAGCCCTCACGCCCCACTTTCCCACAGGGCAGGTGTACTACCTGGAGCTCCCTGAGAAGCTGACCCTGGCAGAGGCAAAGGAGGCGTGCCGGGAAGACGGCGCCCGCATTGCCAAGGTGGGCCAGCTCTTTGCCGCCTGGAAGTTCCGCGGCCTGGACCGCTGTGACGCTGGCTGGCTGGCGGATGGCAGTGCCCGCTACCCCGTGGTTCACCCACGTCCCAACTGCGGGCCCCTGGAGCCCGGCGTCCGAAGCTTCGGCTTCCCGGACCCGCAGAGCCGCGAGTACGGCGTGTATTGCTACCGTCGGCGCTAGTCCCTGGAGGGGTtgccctgctctgccccctcccgTCTCACGCTGTATTTATTGAGTGGGTGATTTTCTCTAGGGGGTTGGGGcaatttttgtattgtttttatacttcgcaagttaaattttttttaattacttttttttttttttgtaaatccaACATTGCAAATCCTCCCTTTGTTCTGGTGGATACCCCAAGGCTCCCCGCTTCTGGGaagccctctgcccctctcctccaggcCGGTGGAGGTTCGTGGGCTCACAAGGGCTCTTGAGCGTCACTGAGCGCTGCCCTGAGCGTACGATGACACGTGGTGGCTGCTGCGCTCCCCGCACCTTAGCCTGGGGGAGGGCAAGGGTGTCCAGGGGGCCCTGGAGCTGGGCATCGTggtctcctgcctcttcctccccctctgaaGAGCTGCTGGCCCAAGTCAGCATGGCTGAGGAACTAGCACTGGAAGCAGGTCCCCAGGCTTCTACGTGAAGTCCCAGGAAAGGGAGAAATTTCTCTCTCCAAAAAGTCTGTATTTTGttctcctttccccctgctcaggGAGTTGTCCTCAGGGGCGTGCGCTCTCTTTGGACAGTAAATGCTGCTGTGACCCCTGTccctgtgtccagctctctgcctcATTCAGTCCTGGTGTGCACCCAGCTCCTTTTCCAGGGAGAGTGGGGGGGCAGCACTATTTCGGGGAGCTCTGTGGGCTGCACCTTCCGGCCCCGTGGTTCTGGTTTGCCTGCCCTGTGGCTCCGTGCCCTGGGCACTGGCCcagctgctggagctccagcctGCTTTTCCACTGTCTGCACGCCTGGGCTGCATGCCAGTGGGGGCCCAGAAGAGAAGGATGCACCTCTCAGGACACAGAGGAGGCTGTGCTCCCCGCCACCTGCCCCAATAGGATCTTGGAGACCagtcctctctgtgtctcaccctcttcccccggcccccaccccatCTTCAGGAAAGCAGGCCTGCCTGTGCCCAGGCACCCGTCTGCCACTCTCACTAGGTTATGGAGTCTGTTCCGCATGTGCGCCTGTGCTTCTCAAAGCATGGCCAGGCAGCACCCCTGGGGAATTATTAGAAATGCCAGTTTCTGGACCCCACCCCAGACCGGCCGTGGGAGAAACTGTGTTATCACAGACGCTCTTGATTCTGATCCAGGTTTGAAAACCACAGATGTTGTTGTACTCCCAACTGATCATCTAATCACTTACACAATTACTGAGCCCCTTCTATGTGACCATCATTTACTTTTGTCCACTCGTTGTTTCCAGACTCATGGGTAATCTGGACACGTGCGTATGTTCACCTACAAATACTCGACCACACGAACACACGCCCAAGAAGATACCAGCAAACTCACAGCAGCACGCACTAACCAGCGCCCGGACTCCTTCCCAAACACCGACGCAGGGGCTCACTGAACAACTGAGCCAAGCAGGGGGCCCCCATCTGGCCTCCTAAGGAGCAGGCTCGTGGGGGGACCGTCCCCTGCCTCCACTCAAGGTCTCCTGAGGGAATCCATAAGCCATTGTAATCGATTTTGTTGATATCCTATGgcctccatgagggcaggacGCCCAGACCTTTTGGCTAGTGGCCAGCCAACTAGCTAAGCACAGATATGTGCAGGCAAGATGCCCCGTTCCCAGACTGTCTGCggctgcttctgctccctcttctcAATCCTGATGGGCCTCTGCTCGTGACTCGCTCCACCAAGCATCTCCTAGGGGAGCAGTGTGCGATCAAAGAACCAAACTATGCAAAGTAACCAGATGTCCCATTTGGGTGGGCGTTTGACAGTAcatgcgtgtgcacgcacacccacacccacacccacccacccacacacacacacacacacacacacacacggcccaTCAAAGGCACAGGTGCCCTCACAGTAACAGAGTGCAACAGGTGTGACTGTTCCAGGCTTCGTGAACAGACAACAGTCACCCAATTTGGGATCCTTTGCTGGAAACACATCCCAACTGCCCCCATTCCTAAGGGCCCCTTCGGTCGACCTCAGACCCTGGTTGCCTtctcttgaaatttaaaaaaagggaaaagagaagaaagagatctCTTCCaatgtctttattattataattatcataatctttagttttcaaaaatataaataggtgCACGGA includes the following:
- the HAPLN3 gene encoding hyaluronan and proteoglycan link protein 3 isoform X3 translates to MGPLLLVLLYPLSCVSGLSFYNGFYYSNNPSSWNSHREGIFNGVKLVVETPEETLFSHPGANVTLPCRYHYEPAPLSPRPVRVKWWKLSENGAPELDVLVAIGLRHRTFGDYRGRVRLREDGEREASLQIRDVRLEDSGRYRCEVIDGLEDESGLVELELRGVVFPYQHPRGRYQLNFHEAQRACEEQDAVVASFEQLFRAWEEGLDWCNAGWLQDASVQYPVMRAREPCGGLGLAPGVRSYGPRHHRRHRYDAFCFAPALRGQVYYLELPEKLTLAEAKEACREDGARIAKVGQLFAAWKFRGLDRCDAGWLADGSARYPVVHPRPNCGPLEPGVRSFGFPDPQSREYGVYCYRRR